The Grimontia kaedaensis genome has a window encoding:
- a CDS encoding AraC family transcriptional regulator, whose protein sequence is MRVDYQKRLLPVIRHLEKHFNEPLNLPEVAALANLSPYHFHRTFKAVQGETLADFIRRLRLEAAADELFKNKQPVLNIALEFGFSSSQSLAKAFQQHFGVTPTAFRDCEDYKAFSELARNSKIGHTLRKIGNEAEVTDSYTGSDTSTWSKTMEKQHFERSKLAYVRVTGPYGQGYEEASGRLYQWAGMNGLAGNTCIFIYHDNPEITPNEKCRTDICLMVPDETEVPAGIELQDFPGGEYAVMRQNITDFSQYPKAWDDLMSKVIEMGIESDDRPCFELYHSFDMQTHHADVSFCTAIR, encoded by the coding sequence ATGCGCGTCGATTACCAAAAGCGGTTGCTGCCTGTCATTCGTCATCTAGAAAAACACTTTAACGAGCCACTCAACCTGCCCGAAGTCGCGGCTTTGGCAAATCTCTCACCTTACCATTTTCATCGGACATTTAAGGCGGTACAGGGAGAAACGCTGGCAGATTTCATCAGGCGTCTACGTCTTGAAGCGGCGGCTGATGAGTTGTTTAAGAACAAACAGCCGGTGCTCAACATTGCCCTAGAGTTTGGTTTTTCGTCCTCTCAGAGTCTCGCGAAGGCCTTCCAGCAACATTTTGGCGTTACACCAACAGCCTTTCGTGACTGTGAAGACTACAAGGCATTTTCCGAGCTTGCACGAAACAGCAAGATTGGACACACGCTGCGCAAGATTGGAAACGAAGCGGAAGTGACTGATTCATATACTGGCTCTGACACATCAACATGGAGCAAGACAATGGAAAAGCAACACTTCGAGCGCAGTAAACTGGCCTATGTCCGCGTGACCGGCCCTTATGGTCAGGGATATGAAGAAGCGAGTGGTCGCCTTTATCAATGGGCGGGTATGAATGGCTTGGCAGGGAACACCTGTATTTTCATTTACCACGATAACCCTGAAATTACCCCGAACGAAAAGTGCCGCACTGATATCTGCCTAATGGTGCCGGATGAGACTGAAGTGCCAGCAGGTATAGAGCTTCAAGATTTCCCCGGCGGCGAATATGCGGTGATGCGCCAGAACATCACGGACTTTAGTCAGTACCCCAAAGCATGGGATGACCTGATGAGTAAAGTGATTGAGATGGGCATCGAATCAGATGATCGTCCATGCTTTGAGCTTTACCACAGCTTTGATATGCAAACCCATCATGCTGATGTCAGTTTTTGCACTGCGATAAGATAA
- a CDS encoding multidrug effflux MFS transporter — protein sequence MKTQTLSLWLLGALLMFPQIAETIYSPALPNLAEAFGVSFDTASLTLSVYFSAFAVGVVVWGRLADTLGRRTAMLIGLATYALGSVLAMFAADFHVVLIARVISAFGAATGSVVGQTMLRDSYEGDELGRVFSIMGMATAVSPVIGLILGSVVTTYSGYLGVFTTLLGVAVVLLVGSTFALTETKPVHTQRVSLATVCRAMLRDGSIWKNAILVAAFNLMLFGYYAIAPFTFKQLGFSSIEFGYTGVALALGSFAGSMINKSLLKHGFDANTLVSGSSALAVLCSAGVGALQESYLLVLPMVGIVVAYGIAIPNILGQALVNYRQYAGSAGALFGLMYYLMLGISLGVAGLFQNLGGTLFTASLVTLVFVLPTTKKRLASATNT from the coding sequence ATGAAAACGCAAACCCTATCTTTGTGGCTTCTTGGGGCGCTGCTGATGTTTCCCCAAATTGCAGAAACAATTTACAGCCCGGCATTGCCCAATCTGGCTGAAGCCTTTGGCGTTTCTTTTGATACGGCATCACTCACGTTATCGGTTTACTTTTCTGCATTTGCGGTTGGCGTAGTGGTGTGGGGAAGGCTTGCCGATACATTGGGACGACGCACAGCGATGCTCATTGGTTTGGCGACTTATGCACTGGGAAGCGTTTTAGCCATGTTTGCGGCCGACTTTCATGTCGTGCTTATAGCCCGAGTGATTTCCGCCTTTGGGGCAGCGACAGGCTCTGTCGTCGGTCAAACCATGTTAAGGGACAGCTATGAAGGCGATGAATTGGGCAGGGTCTTCTCTATCATGGGAATGGCGACGGCAGTTAGCCCTGTGATTGGACTGATTCTGGGAAGTGTCGTGACCACTTACTCAGGTTACTTGGGCGTATTCACAACATTATTGGGTGTAGCAGTGGTGTTACTGGTTGGGTCTACGTTTGCCCTGACAGAAACCAAACCCGTGCATACCCAACGTGTTTCGCTTGCTACAGTGTGCCGTGCAATGCTGCGAGATGGCTCAATATGGAAGAATGCTATTTTAGTGGCCGCCTTTAATCTTATGCTGTTTGGCTACTACGCGATTGCGCCTTTTACTTTCAAACAACTGGGTTTCAGTTCCATTGAGTTCGGCTATACCGGGGTTGCACTGGCGCTGGGATCATTTGCAGGCAGCATGATCAATAAGTCTTTACTCAAACACGGCTTCGATGCGAATACATTAGTCTCAGGCTCCAGTGCATTGGCTGTGCTCTGTAGCGCCGGCGTTGGTGCACTACAAGAAAGCTACCTGCTTGTTCTGCCAATGGTGGGAATCGTTGTCGCTTACGGCATTGCAATACCCAATATTCTAGGCCAAGCATTGGTTAACTACCGCCAGTATGCTGGCTCTGCCGGTGCGCTGTTTGGATTGATGTATTACCTCATGCTTGGAATTTCGTTGGGCGTTGCAGGACTATTCCAGAACCTCGGGGGAACCTTGTTCACCGCTTCCTTGGTTACACTAGTATTCGTCTTGCCAACCACGAAAAAACGCCTGGCATCAGCGACCAACACATAA
- a CDS encoding AraC family transcriptional regulator, with translation MAVITEETRFNADVLEAPIIGVAAQIGRHDSGMHKHNKHQLLFASSGCMSINLNGLWCVLPPSRAAWIPAGTIHCAVMRNVVSYRSLYFDAQVSQHLPKEIKIIAVNGLLRELIERMAYWEWEMPEKDQRAIFSLFCQEFGSAQEEHFALKLPSDRRLKIWLEDVMAGRDLPEPLVEMAKGIGASAKTISRIFTRETGMPYQSWRQQWRLQASIERLSEGESVSEVASALKFSSDSAFISFFRKMTGNTPGRYLKEPTE, from the coding sequence ATGGCAGTTATAACCGAAGAAACCCGATTTAACGCGGATGTGTTGGAAGCGCCTATCATTGGCGTTGCAGCACAGATTGGGCGTCATGACTCGGGAATGCACAAACACAATAAGCATCAGCTTCTGTTTGCTTCTTCAGGGTGCATGAGCATCAACCTGAACGGGTTGTGGTGTGTGCTGCCTCCAAGCCGTGCTGCCTGGATCCCTGCTGGCACCATTCACTGCGCTGTGATGCGCAACGTTGTGTCTTACCGTTCTTTGTATTTTGATGCTCAGGTATCCCAGCACCTTCCAAAAGAGATAAAGATCATCGCGGTTAACGGTTTACTGAGGGAGCTTATTGAGCGCATGGCTTACTGGGAGTGGGAGATGCCGGAAAAAGATCAGCGTGCGATCTTTTCTCTGTTTTGTCAGGAGTTCGGAAGCGCACAGGAAGAACACTTCGCGCTCAAGTTACCGTCTGATCGTCGATTAAAGATTTGGCTAGAAGACGTTATGGCGGGCAGAGACCTTCCAGAACCCTTGGTCGAGATGGCAAAAGGTATTGGTGCAAGCGCCAAAACCATCAGCCGCATTTTTACTCGTGAAACCGGTATGCCTTATCAGTCATGGCGTCAGCAATGGAGACTGCAGGCGTCGATCGAACGATTGTCTGAAGGAGAGAGCGTGTCAGAAGTGGCGTCCGCGCTGAAATTCTCCAGTGATAGCGCGTTTATCAGCTTCTTTAGAAAAATGACAGGCAACACACCAGGAAGGTACCTAAAAGAGCCCACCGAATAA
- a CDS encoding Hsp20 family protein, with protein MKTIDLTPLYRNSIGFDRFATLLDNAFRAESAAAGYPPYNIESLEDNKYAITLAVAGFTQEELNINVERGVLTIRGEKEKAEGKNYLYQGIANRTFERKFNLADYVEVTGADLENGLLKINLLKVIPEAMKPKSIAINNSSSTIEHKEEVVA; from the coding sequence ATGAAAACTATCGATCTGACCCCACTATACCGTAATAGTATTGGCTTTGACCGTTTTGCCACTTTACTGGATAACGCGTTCCGCGCAGAAAGCGCTGCAGCGGGTTACCCACCGTATAACATTGAATCACTGGAAGACAACAAGTACGCGATTACCCTTGCTGTTGCTGGTTTTACGCAAGAAGAGCTAAACATTAATGTAGAGCGTGGCGTGCTGACTATCCGCGGTGAAAAAGAGAAAGCTGAAGGCAAAAATTACCTGTATCAAGGTATTGCTAACCGCACTTTCGAACGTAAATTCAACCTGGCTGACTACGTTGAGGTTACCGGTGCAGATCTGGAAAATGGTCTGCTGAAAATTAATCTGTTGAAAGTTATTCCAGAAGCAATGAAGCCTAAGTCCATTGCTATTAATAACAGCTCTTCTACGATAGAACACAAAGAAGAAGTTGTTGCTTAA
- a CDS encoding GNAT family N-acetyltransferase: protein MNTLGNQIEYRWLDKDSEHYQQALSLRYALFFEEAGLPWEVLFDSDEESSLHLGAIYHGELLAYGRLTKRDDSIMQISQMVVSPDHQRKGLGEAILSRLIVHAKKHLTKNIILNARLHATPLYGKLGFKKAGEVYVSTKTGIEHIQMELTHLRAE from the coding sequence ATGAACACGCTTGGTAATCAGATTGAATATCGTTGGCTGGATAAAGATTCAGAGCATTATCAACAGGCTTTGAGCCTTCGTTACGCCTTGTTTTTCGAAGAGGCTGGCCTACCTTGGGAAGTATTATTCGATTCTGACGAAGAAAGTAGCCTGCATCTCGGGGCCATCTATCACGGAGAGCTTCTGGCTTATGGTCGGCTGACCAAACGAGATGATTCCATAATGCAGATTTCGCAAATGGTGGTTTCGCCTGACCACCAGCGCAAAGGGTTGGGAGAGGCCATTCTTAGCCGACTGATTGTTCACGCTAAAAAGCACCTAACAAAAAATATTATTTTAAATGCACGTCTGCATGCAACACCGCTTTATGGAAAATTGGGATTTAAAAAAGCAGGAGAGGTGTATGTTTCAACCAAAACTGGCATTGAACATATTCAAATGGAATTAACACACTTAAGGGCTGAATGA
- a CDS encoding SDR family oxidoreductase → MGTIVVTGASRGIGLELVKTYLAKGDKVIATYRSPEPPSSLTLLQESNQLILRPLEVTDSQSIQAFAASLEDTQIDVLVNNAGVIGPDHQSYSDMDVQGWEQTFEINTIAPLIITNALLSHLAKSRSPKVLTISSQMGALSRESTGMFAYRSSKAAVNKVMQVLALELKAEGIIVCPVHPGWVKTDMGGDEADITVQESAEGIVKLSQSLTMNDSGKFFTWEGHEHAW, encoded by the coding sequence ATGGGTACAATTGTTGTGACAGGAGCCTCCCGCGGAATAGGATTGGAACTGGTAAAAACATATCTCGCGAAAGGCGATAAAGTGATCGCTACCTATCGCTCGCCAGAACCACCAAGTTCACTGACTCTTTTGCAAGAGTCGAATCAACTAATTCTTCGGCCTCTGGAAGTTACCGACTCACAAAGCATCCAAGCCTTTGCAGCATCACTTGAAGATACTCAAATTGATGTCTTGGTGAACAATGCAGGTGTTATTGGGCCTGACCATCAGAGTTACAGTGATATGGACGTTCAAGGCTGGGAACAGACCTTTGAGATAAACACCATCGCCCCTTTAATCATCACCAATGCTTTGCTCAGTCATTTAGCGAAAAGCCGTTCACCTAAAGTCCTCACTATTTCTAGCCAGATGGGAGCTTTGAGCCGTGAGTCCACCGGAATGTTTGCGTACCGAAGCTCTAAAGCTGCCGTTAACAAAGTCATGCAGGTACTAGCACTCGAACTAAAAGCAGAGGGCATTATTGTGTGTCCGGTACATCCAGGATGGGTGAAAACCGATATGGGTGGTGATGAAGCCGACATCACGGTGCAAGAGAGCGCAGAAGGTATTGTAAAACTCTCCCAGTCACTGACAATGAACGACAGTGGCAAATTTTTTACCTGGGAAGGCCATGAACACGCTTGGTAA
- a CDS encoding GlxA family transcriptional regulator, which produces MGTVSSLRKPVNIGFYLCDRFTMLAMASAIEVLRMANQLSGETLYQWHTLSEDGQAVSASDSLQIGVDGGIPSQQPLDIVIVCGGLDIEKSANPRLLSWLGSLDRKHVTIGAICTGSFILAKAGIMQNKACSIHWEYLAGFQEAFPAVRVSNKLFSIDEQRMTSAGGTAPMDMMLNMVTKEHGNKLSAAISEMFMCERVRNSEDVQKIPLRNLIGTAQPKLLETVSLMEANLEEPFCIDELASLVQLSRRQLERLFQRHIQCSPSRYYLHLRLSRAKQLLIQTNLSIIEISIACGFVSTPHFSKCYRDYYGIPPREERVGMRQDQEPTLGSVNLESAQIAS; this is translated from the coding sequence ATGGGCACAGTATCCTCATTACGCAAACCCGTTAACATTGGTTTCTACCTTTGCGATAGGTTCACTATGTTGGCAATGGCTTCAGCGATTGAAGTATTGCGAATGGCAAACCAGTTGTCAGGAGAAACGCTGTACCAATGGCATACGCTGAGTGAAGACGGCCAAGCAGTATCAGCAAGTGATTCACTACAGATAGGTGTTGATGGGGGAATCCCATCCCAACAACCTCTGGACATCGTGATTGTCTGTGGTGGTCTGGACATCGAAAAATCAGCTAATCCGCGCCTACTCAGCTGGCTTGGTTCGCTAGATCGTAAGCATGTCACCATTGGTGCAATATGCACTGGTAGCTTCATTCTGGCGAAAGCTGGGATCATGCAAAACAAAGCTTGTTCGATCCACTGGGAGTATCTGGCCGGTTTCCAAGAAGCCTTCCCTGCAGTGCGAGTTAGTAACAAGCTATTCTCTATTGATGAGCAACGCATGACCAGCGCGGGGGGTACCGCCCCCATGGACATGATGCTTAATATGGTCACCAAAGAGCATGGAAATAAATTAAGTGCCGCGATTTCTGAAATGTTCATGTGTGAACGTGTCAGAAACAGCGAAGACGTACAGAAGATCCCGTTAAGGAATCTGATTGGTACCGCACAACCAAAGTTGCTCGAAACTGTCTCACTGATGGAAGCTAATCTGGAAGAGCCTTTCTGTATCGATGAGCTTGCCAGCTTAGTGCAACTCTCACGCCGTCAGCTCGAACGGCTGTTTCAACGGCATATTCAGTGTTCTCCTTCTCGGTACTATTTGCACCTCCGGCTAAGTCGCGCGAAGCAGCTTCTGATCCAGACAAACTTATCCATTATTGAAATCTCGATTGCCTGCGGGTTTGTTTCAACCCCTCACTTCTCTAAATGCTATCGCGATTACTATGGTATCCCACCACGGGAAGAGCGTGTAGGCATGCGCCAAGACCAAGAGCCAACACTCGGCAGTGTCAATTTAGAAAGCGCTCAAATAGCCAGCTAA
- a CDS encoding pseudouridine-5'-phosphate glycosidase has protein sequence MLNPYLDIHPDVQKALSEGKPVVALESTIISHGMPYPENVETALRVEKAVRDNGAIPATIAILKGRLKVGLSEEEITYLGQQGQSAIKTSRRDIPFIVANKADGATTVASTMILADMAGIRVFATGGIGGVHRGAETSFDISADLEELAETKVAVVCAGVKSILDLGLTLEYLETKGVPVIGYGTETLPAFYTRESQFGVDYRIDSPELIAATLKAKWEMKLKGGAVIANPVPEEYALKNEEIDNVIDAAIAEMDAKGIKGKDSTPFLLAKVAEKTAGNSLKANIALVLNNAALAAEIAVAYCD, from the coding sequence ATGTTAAATCCGTATCTCGATATTCACCCTGACGTGCAGAAAGCCCTGTCCGAAGGCAAGCCAGTTGTCGCGTTAGAATCCACTATCATTTCCCACGGTATGCCTTATCCGGAAAATGTGGAAACTGCCCTGCGCGTTGAAAAGGCGGTACGTGATAACGGGGCAATTCCTGCCACTATCGCGATCCTCAAAGGCCGTTTAAAAGTGGGTCTCAGCGAAGAAGAAATCACGTATTTAGGGCAGCAAGGTCAGTCCGCGATTAAAACCAGTCGTCGCGATATTCCTTTCATTGTCGCGAACAAAGCAGATGGTGCAACCACTGTCGCGTCGACGATGATTCTGGCCGATATGGCAGGCATCCGTGTGTTTGCCACGGGTGGCATTGGCGGCGTTCATAGAGGTGCCGAAACCAGCTTTGATATCTCTGCTGACTTGGAAGAATTGGCTGAAACCAAGGTCGCCGTAGTGTGCGCTGGGGTCAAGTCCATCCTCGATTTAGGACTGACACTTGAGTACCTCGAAACCAAGGGTGTTCCTGTGATTGGCTATGGTACTGAAACACTGCCAGCGTTTTATACGCGCGAAAGCCAGTTTGGTGTCGACTACCGAATCGACAGTCCCGAACTCATCGCCGCCACTCTGAAAGCCAAGTGGGAAATGAAACTTAAAGGCGGCGCAGTGATAGCCAACCCTGTACCAGAAGAATACGCCCTGAAGAATGAAGAAATCGATAACGTGATAGACGCCGCGATTGCGGAAATGGATGCTAAAGGCATAAAAGGTAAAGATTCCACGCCATTTTTACTCGCCAAAGTCGCAGAAAAGACAGCTGGAAACAGCTTAAAAGCTAACATTGCCTTGGTATTGAACAACGCCGCCCTCGCCGCGGAAATCGCAGTTGCATACTGTGATTAA
- a CDS encoding PfkB family carbohydrate kinase, with amino-acid sequence MTSREDEILQLIKDDPFIQQQSIADKLNISRSAVAVHIMNMTRKGVIRGKGYIVDRPQYVVVIGGTNMDILGQPEVTMVERDSNPGKITGSAGGVGRNIAENLARLGVDTKLISVVGDDAYGNVVLEATRKAGVDVKAVSQLTGQTTSTYLSLLDAHGDMLAAVSDMSILDHLNIGLLAQHTDLIQHAAAIIIDTNVNEDVLAYLFSKFHDQVIYLDTVSTAKAIKAKPYLKHIHTLKPNLLEAQTISGLPLNSDEDVDDIADWFIQQDITRLFLSLGADGILYRSAEDTALIRSPKVNVINANGAGDAFLAGLVYGQMNNLTDADSCRFALGCAMLTMEHMQTINPTITELMVQQRLEGVFA; translated from the coding sequence ATGACGTCGCGCGAAGATGAAATCCTCCAATTGATCAAAGATGATCCCTTCATCCAGCAACAGAGCATTGCCGACAAGCTGAATATCAGTCGCTCTGCGGTGGCCGTGCACATTATGAACATGACACGAAAAGGCGTGATTCGCGGAAAAGGCTACATTGTTGACCGTCCACAGTATGTGGTCGTGATTGGCGGCACCAATATGGACATTTTGGGTCAGCCGGAAGTGACGATGGTCGAACGAGACTCCAACCCCGGAAAAATCACGGGTTCAGCCGGCGGCGTAGGTCGGAACATTGCAGAAAACCTGGCCAGATTAGGTGTCGACACCAAATTGATTTCAGTGGTTGGGGATGATGCCTACGGTAACGTAGTACTGGAAGCTACACGCAAGGCGGGGGTCGATGTTAAAGCAGTCAGCCAGCTTACCGGACAGACCACTTCCACCTATCTTTCTCTACTGGATGCCCACGGAGACATGCTGGCTGCGGTATCAGATATGTCGATTCTTGATCACCTGAATATAGGGCTACTCGCCCAACATACCGATCTTATTCAGCATGCAGCGGCGATTATCATCGACACCAACGTTAACGAAGATGTTCTTGCTTACCTTTTTAGTAAGTTTCACGATCAGGTCATCTATTTAGATACAGTGTCCACCGCCAAAGCCATCAAAGCCAAGCCGTATCTCAAACATATCCACACACTCAAACCGAACCTTCTGGAAGCGCAGACCATTTCTGGTTTACCACTGAATTCCGATGAAGATGTCGACGACATTGCAGACTGGTTCATTCAACAAGACATCACCCGTTTATTTCTAAGCCTAGGGGCAGATGGCATCCTTTATCGTTCCGCTGAAGATACAGCTTTGATTCGCTCACCTAAGGTCAATGTCATCAACGCCAATGGTGCGGGAGATGCCTTTCTCGCCGGATTGGTTTACGGACAAATGAATAACCTGACTGACGCAGATTCGTGCCGCTTTGCACTTGGTTGCGCCATGTTAACGATGGAGCACATGCAAACCATCAACCCAACCATTACCGAATTGATGGTGCAACAGCGCCTTGAAGGCGTATTTGCTTAG